The genomic segment CCCGGATTGCGGGCCCGCGCCAGCGCGACCATCGTCTTCAAATCGGCGACCATCCGCTCCGTACCGGGCCACAGGCCGCGCTGCGGCGTGCGCCCGAAGCCGCGCTGGTCGTAGGTGTAGACGGTGAGGCCGTGGCGGGCGAGCCACGGTCCCGGCAGCGCGAAATCCTCCGAATAGCCGTTGAAGCCGTGAACGGCGACGACCACAGCGCGCGGCCGGGCCGCACGCCAGACCTCCACCGGGAGGCTCGTGCCGTCGTCCATCATGACCTCGCGCTCGCCAAGCTGCGGGCGCGCCGAGGAGGCCGGTCCGAGGTCCTGGAACCGGGGCGTGCAGGCCGCGAGCAGCGCAAGGCACAGCACGACCGCGGGACCGGCGAGGGATGCAAGCCGCCTCATCGCCCGCCGCTCCCGCCGACCAGCCGCCTCACCTCGCCGCGCAGGAAGGGCAGCACCTCCGTCTCGAACCAGGGGTTCCGCCTGAGCCAGGCATTGTTGCGCCAGGAGGGGTGCGGCATGGGCAGCACGGGCGGGTCGAGATCGCCGCAGACATAGCCGCGCCATGCGGAGACCGTCTCCGTCATGGTCTCCCCCCTCGACACCCCGAGATGCCAGCTCTGGGCATACTGGCCGATGGCGAGAACGAGCTCGATGCGCGGCAGGGCCGCCATGAGCGGCGCGCGCCAAGCCGGCGCGCATTCCCGGCGCGGCGGCAGGTCGCCGCCCTTGCCGTCCTGTCCCGGAAAACAGAAGCCCATGGGCGCGATGGCGATGCGACTTGTGTCGTAGAACGTTCCCCGGTCGATCCCCATCCAGTCTCGCAATCGTTCTCCGGACGGGTCGTTGAACGGCACGCCCGTCGCATGGACGCGGGTTCCCGGCGCCTGCCCCGCCACCAGAAGCCGCGCCGACGCCTGTGCCCACACGACCGGGCGCGGCTCGTGCGGCAGCGTCCGTCCGGCCGGTTCGTCGGCGCAGATCCGGCAGGCCCTGATCCGCGCGAGCAATCCGTCGAGATCGCACCCGGTCATGGCATCCGGCCCCTCGTCATCGGCGAAACGACGCACCGGCGGGCCTCACGCCGCCGCGCTCGGGCGCTGAGAGACCGTCTCGCGCCAGCGCCTGAGATTGACAAGCTCGTCGCCCATCTCGATGCGCGCGACCTTCATGAAGTCGATGGTGCAGATCGCGGTGATATCGGCGATGGAGAAGTCGGGACCGGCGATGAACGGGCGCTCGGCGAGCTCGCGGTCCAGAAGCGCCAGCATCCACTCCGCCTTGGGCTTGTTCGCCGCCCCCCATTCGGGGATCTGGGGCGTTTCCAGATGCGCCATGCGCGGATGCTGGTGGCGGAAGCACTGCGACACGGTCTGGAACAGGTTCTGCTCCACCCGCCGCTGCCACATCTCGATCACGGCCTGCTCCTTCGGCGTCTCGCCCATGAGGGAGGGCGCGGGCTGGAGCGCCTCGAAATACCGGCATATGGCCACCGTCTCGGCGATCACCGTGCCGTCGTCGAGCTCGAGGAACGGCACGCGCGTCAGCGGATTGCGCCGGGCCATCTCGGGGGCCAGATGCTCCTCGGCCATGATGTCGAGCTCGATGCGCGGCACCTCGATGCCCTTCTCGGCGAGGAAGATCCGGACCCGGCGCGGATTGGGGGCGCGGCTGTCCTCGTAAAGCTTCATGACGGCGTCCTCCGGTTCTTGCGGGCTCCGCGACGCAGGGCTCGCGTTCGGCAGCCGGAACGATGCGCC from the Kaustia mangrovi genome contains:
- a CDS encoding uracil-DNA glycosylase family protein; the encoded protein is MTGCDLDGLLARIRACRICADEPAGRTLPHEPRPVVWAQASARLLVAGQAPGTRVHATGVPFNDPSGERLRDWMGIDRGTFYDTSRIAIAPMGFCFPGQDGKGGDLPPRRECAPAWRAPLMAALPRIELVLAIGQYAQSWHLGVSRGETMTETVSAWRGYVCGDLDPPVLPMPHPSWRNNAWLRRNPWFETEVLPFLRGEVRRLVGGSGGR
- a CDS encoding glutathione S-transferase family protein, with product MKLYEDSRAPNPRRVRIFLAEKGIEVPRIELDIMAEEHLAPEMARRNPLTRVPFLELDDGTVIAETVAICRYFEALQPAPSLMGETPKEQAVIEMWQRRVEQNLFQTVSQCFRHQHPRMAHLETPQIPEWGAANKPKAEWMLALLDRELAERPFIAGPDFSIADITAICTIDFMKVARIEMGDELVNLRRWRETVSQRPSAAA